From the Solirubrobacterales bacterium genome, the window GAGACCTCCCGCAACCGGGCAACCAGCGGCCGGGCCGCCTCGAGATCGGTCTGCGGGAACACGACCACGAACTCGTCACCTCCGATCCTTCCGATCAGGTCCCCGGACCGGACGTTGTCCCGCCACGCCCCGGCGAGCCGCTGCAGCTCGCGGTCCCCCTCGAGATGCCCGTCCCGATCGTTGATTGCCTTGAAACCGTCGAGATCGACCATCAGCAGCGACACCCGGTCGTCACGGCGAAAGCTGCGGACGCGAAGGACCGCCCGCTCGAGTCCGTTTCGGTTCAGGAATCCGGTCAGCGAATCGGTGGTTGCCGCAAGTCGAAGACGAGTGGTCATTCGAGAAAGGATCTCCATCGTCACGAAAAAGGAGACCGCGAACAGAAGGCCGATCGCGGCACCGTACTCGACTTCGTCCAGACCGATTCCGATCACCAGACCGAGTCCGATCAGCACCGCGTAGGTGCGGGTCACTCGTGGCGGGAAGGCCAGTCCGATCAGGATGCAGACCCAGAGCGTGGTACTCAGGTTGAGCAGCAGCGAAAGCTGGCTGCCGGCGAACACGGCGCCGGCGAATCCGGAGAGCAGGGCGATCGCGATCGCGAGGTGGACCGACCATGTCCGAAAGCGCCGGGCGAGGAGCCAGCAGGCGAGCCCGGCCCCCCACAGCAAGCCG encodes:
- a CDS encoding GGDEF domain-containing protein, which produces MTDAPQTARGSTRIVPLWQPRTVAAICFATGGLLALATIFPVRDQVDLALRLAVIGLLWGAGLACWLLARRFRTWSVHLAIAIALLSGFAGAVFAGSQLSLLLNLSTTLWVCILIGLAFPPRVTRTYAVLIGLGLVIGIGLDEVEYGAAIGLLFAVSFFVTMEILSRMTTRLRLAATTDSLTGFLNRNGLERAVLRVRSFRRDDRVSLLMVDLDGFKAINDRDGHLEGDRELQRLAGAWRDNVRSGDLIGRIGGDEFVVVFPQTDLEAARPLVARLREVSDVEWSGGVVVSEPGESLESIIGRADRLLYAEKSAKQASGERAGPDPAG